Proteins co-encoded in one Conger conger chromosome 4, fConCon1.1, whole genome shotgun sequence genomic window:
- the LOC133126865 gene encoding lactosylceramide 1,3-N-acetyl-beta-D-glucosaminyltransferase A-like: MFMNFRRIRKCQCVQLLTTCFALSVLMVSWEQVDHHVVSHMRSYSYRYLVNRYGFLNGSFAVSRGAALALNNHSYLLDHADACAGGDVLLLLFVKSSPENLERRRAIRSTWGNATYARQRLGAGVRVLFALGLHPDAGRRAAVQRGLLAEDRRHGDLVQQDFVDSFHNLTRKLLLQVRWAHTRCGHARFFMTADDDVFVHMPNLVRYLEGVARAGKARDFWVGRVHRGAPPIRRKDSKYYMSHEMYPWTSYPDYTAGAGYVVSGDVVGKLYRASATLNSTLYIDDVFMGICATVAGVSPQEHVYFSGEGKAPYHPCIYGAMMTSHGHVTDIHRLWREATDPAVTRTCSGLLGRLYCTAVKTVLLCKPYNFNTYPCKAAYS, from the coding sequence ATGTTCATGAACTTCCGCAGGATCAGAAAATGTCAGTGCGTGCAGCTGCTGACCACCTGCTTCGCCCTGTCGGTGCTGATGGTGAGCTGGGAGCAGGTGGACCACCACGTGGTGAGCCACATGCGCTCGTACTCCTACCGCTACCTGGTGAACCGCTACGGCTTCCTGAACGGCAGCTTCGCCGTTAGCCGCGGCGCGGCGCTGGCGCTCAACAACCACTCGTACCTGCTGGACCACGCGGACGCCTGCGCGGGCGGCGacgtgctgctgctgctcttcgTCAAGTCGTCCCCGGAGAACCTGGAGAGGCGGCGGGCCATCCGCTCCACCTGGGGCAACGCCACGTACGCGCGGCAGCGGCTGGGCGCCGGCGTGCGCGTGCTGTTCGCCCTGGGCCTGCACCCCGACGCAGGCCGCCGCGCGGCCGTGCAGAGGGGGCTGCTCGCGGAGGACCGGCGCCACGGGGACCTGGTGCAGCAGGACTTCGTCGACTCGTTCCACAACCTCACGCGGaagctgctgctgcaggtccGCTGGGCGCACACGCGCTGCGGCCACGCCCGCTTCTTCATGACCGCCGACGACGACGTCTTCGTGCACATGCCCAACCTGGTGCGCTACCTGGAGGGCGTGGCGCGCGCGGGCAAGGCGCGCGACTTCTGGGTGGGCCGGGTCCACCGGGGGGCGCCGCCCATCCGCCGCAAGGACAGCAAGTACTACATGTCCCACGAGATGTACCCCTGGACCTCGTACCCCGACTACACGGCGGGGGCCGGCTACGTGGTGTCGGGCGACGTGGTGGGGAAGCTCTACCGGGCGTCTGCCACGCTCAACTCCACGCTCTACATCGACGACGTCTTCATGGGCATCTGCGCGACGGTGGCGGGCGTTTCTCCGCAGGAGCACGTCTACTTCTCCGGGGAGGGCAAGGCGCCCTACCACCCCTGCATCTACGGCGCGATGATGACGTCGCACGGACACGTGACCGACATACACCGCCTGTGGAGGGAGGCGACCGACCCCGCCGTCACGCGAACCTGCTCGGGGCTGCTGGGAAGGCTCTACTGCACCGCCGTGAAGACAGTGCTGCTCTGCAAACCCTACAACTTCAACACCTACCCCTGCAAGGCAGCCTATTCATAG